A segment of the Leptolyngbya sp. CCY15150 genome:
CCTCGGACAGATTCCTAACACGCTCAAATCCTGGGCAAACCTGCCTTACTTAATTACGTTCTTGATCACAATTTTGCTTCTGGTTGTGCCACTGCCAGCGTCGCCATAGGAAGCTTATTAATTATCGACCCGCAGCCCTTGCTGCATCTTCAACCCACTTGCTAAAGTTATTGTATCCGCCATCATTTACCCAATCATAAGTTGGGTAAATTTGTGACATTCTAATTTGTGGCTTTGACATATAGGCAAATCGACTTGGCTGCTCAACTATGAAGCTATCAAAGGGATTTTTCCCTCTCAAGTCAGTTCTTCCAGTTATGTTCTTAATGTTGTGAATGTATATCCCCAGCATTCCATTGCCTCGATTATAACTTTCCTCAATTTCATAGTTGACCCACTGGCGTTCGGATGTCTCTGTACCAATCAGCACAACAGTAACAGATGTATTTTGCAAGCCTGAATCAATCAGTCGTTTGAGCGAAATTTCACCTGTCCTCTTGGTTGATTCCCAAAGGGAGCAATCCCAGTAACCCGCTTCTTGATAGCCACTTTTCACCTTGGCATGGTTGCGTACAACATTGACTCGCCAGATATCTCGCTGGTAATGAAAGCTAAAGAAAACTCTTCTGTTTATCACAGTATTGACTATCCGTGGTTTTTCCTGAGAAGAAGGAGGAAGGAACATTAATCCAGAAGGCAAATCTAAATTTATCTCTCCTACTTCCGGTTTTATTACGATAGGCTGCTTTCTAAGACGATAGCAAAGCTCCTTATAGCTTTCATTATTTTCGAGACTATATATGTCCTTAGACCTCAAGACTAAAGGAACATAGGCTAAATCAGTGGAAGAAAATACGACTGGAATAAACTTGGTGCTCTTCAATTGAGTATTATAAATTTCCTGTCTAATAAGCGTTCCTTCCCATGAAACACCCATGCCTTTACCAACTTCTTCCTTTCCCTCAAATCGTCGCTTGTAAGATTCTGTACAGACTATAAGCACAAATTCAGCCCATTCAAGCTTTTCCTGCATCCATAGATCCCATCCTTGTTCTGGAGTATATGGAGGCTCAGCTCGAACATATTGGTCTATTTCTGCATCCACACCCCAATTCACTCGTAGCTCATTTGCTAAAGCTAACACGTCTGCTTTTTGCTTTTCTGAGTCCCAGCTATAGCTGATAAAGACTCTTGTCGCTTGCTCGATCACCTATTTCTCCGGCAAGATTTGAGGGAAATTGCATAGAATATAGCATTCGGTAGAGTGGGTAATGCCAGTGACTCAAAGAGTAGGGTGGGCTGGAACTAGTAATGAATGGCTGAAATGCAACTCATAGGTTAGGTAAGAAGGCTACTACAAATCTTTGGGAGCGCCTGAAACTGTTAAAGGCTAGAGTTTACACATCTTCGTGCGAGAGAAGAGAAGACCCGCCAACTGCCACACCTTCACTGAACCAACCGCCCCTTGACCAAACCCCCTAGAAGAATAATCAACAAACACCTCAAAAGGACCACCCCCACACCAAGCCGGAAAGTACCCCCGAGGAGCGGCAGAGCTATCATCCAGGGAGTAAATCCCCCATCTCGCTCCGATTCCCAGAAGCCCTCTCGATCGCCAACCCACCGCTTCCCCAAACTTTTCCCATTGCCTATTGTCCTCTGTGGGGCTACCGCACTGCTCCCAAATCTTTTTCTGGACGCTGAAGCCAAACTTGCCTTTACTGTGCGTCACCCAGAGTTGATCAATCGCCCGCAGGTCGGCACAGGAAAATAGATGTACATCCTCAACTCGCAGCCAGCCTTGGCTCTGTCGTCCCATGACCTGGTACATCTGCTGAGCAGTCTCCCGGTCTGCCTCTTTCCATTTCCCTGCCTT
Coding sequences within it:
- a CDS encoding TIR domain-containing protein yields the protein MIEQATRVFISYSWDSEKQKADVLALANELRVNWGVDAEIDQYVRAEPPYTPEQGWDLWMQEKLEWAEFVLIVCTESYKRRFEGKEEVGKGMGVSWEGTLIRQEIYNTQLKSTKFIPVVFSSTDLAYVPLVLRSKDIYSLENNESYKELCYRLRKQPIVIKPEVGEINLDLPSGLMFLPPSSQEKPRIVNTVINRRVFFSFHYQRDIWRVNVVRNHAKVKSGYQEAGYWDCSLWESTKRTGEISLKRLIDSGLQNTSVTVVLIGTETSERQWVNYEIEESYNRGNGMLGIYIHNIKNITGRTDLRGKNPFDSFIVEQPSRFAYMSKPQIRMSQIYPTYDWVNDGGYNNFSKWVEDAARAAGR